CTTTCGGCAACAGAATATTTTATTGAACCAACATGAGAGCGATCAAGCTTTGAATTGACATCAATCCCTACAATTGCATATTTGCCCAGTACGACGGCAGTGGCATCATTTACATTCGGAATACTAGTCGCAAGCTGTACCAGCCTTTTTGATATTTCTTGGCCGGTTTTTCGATCCACGCTATGGATGTAACTGTTTTTTACATTAGTTAATGACTGTTTATCATTGCCTGCAATCTGATTATGAGTATTGGTATTACATCCTGCAAGAATCAGGCATATAGTAACGGCTATATAGATTTTCCTCATGAAAGTTCCACCCCTAAAAAGCAAAAAGAAATTTTATCCAAACATAAGTGGTGTTACATACATTTATTGTGTGAAATACATTCTATCTTTATTCGGATAAACATATATTTTACCAAAGTCCTATCTAGTAAACGGTTTGCAGGTCAATTGAAAACTGACTTACACCAAGTGAAGCGGAGGCGTCGCTTTGAGTAAAATATACGTGTTAGATACGAACGTCTTATTACAAGACCCGAATTCCATTTTCTCTTTTGAAGATAATGAAGTTGTAATTCCAGCTGTCGTTCTGGAAGAGGTGGACTCAAAGAAACGGTATATGGATGAAATCGGAAGGAATGCCAGACACGTATCAAGATTAATTGATGGCTTGAGAGCCTCAGGAAAGCTTCATGAAAAAATCCCCCTCGAAAATGGAGGGACAATTAGAATTGAATTAAATCATCGTACCTTTCATGAGCTCCAGGAAATTTTTATTGAAAAAACAAATGACAATCGAATTCTAGCTGTTGCCAAAAATTTATCTTTGGAAGAACAAACCAAGGAAGATGGCAAGCCTGTCATTCTTGTCAGCAAAGATGCTCTTGTTAGAGTAAAGGCTGATGCAATCGGATTGATGGCAGAAGATTTTTTAAATGACCGAGTTGTTGAAATTGATCATATTTATACAGGATTTCTTGAGGTTTATGTTCCCATTGAATTATTAGGAAGATTTTATGAGAAGGGTGAACTCTTTCTCTCGGATATTGCCAACCATCCATTTTATCCAAATCAATTTTTGATTATGAAGGACGCTCTAGGGAGCTCGGCATCTGCGATCGGAATGGTAGAAAAAGAAAGCAAAAAAGTAAAAAAATTAGTCATCAATCATGAGCACGTATGGGGAATCCATTCAAGAAATGTTCAACAAACAATGGCCATCGAATTATTGCTCAGAAAGGATGTCCCTCTTGTTACCTTAATTGGCAAGGCTGGAACAGGTAAAACCCTACTTGCTTTGGCCTCAGGGTTAATGCAAACAGAAGATTTGCATGAATATAAAAAGCTATTAGTTGCCAGACCTATTGTTCCAGTGGGAAAAGATTTAGGCTTTTTGCCAGGTGAAAAACAGGAAAAGCTACGTCCTTGGATGCAGCCTATTTATGATAATCTTGAGTATTTATTTAATACAAAAAAACCTGGTGAACTGGACGCCATTTTAGCGGGGATGGGTTCGATCGAAGTAGAAGCGTTAACCTATATTCGCGGTCGAAGTTTGCCCAAGCAATTTATTATCATTGATGAAGCACAGAATTTAACAAAACATGAAGTAAAAACTATATTAACGAGGGTTGGAGAAGGCAGTAAGATTGTGCTCATGGGTGACCCTGAACAAATCGACCATCCGTATTTGGATGCCTATAATAATGGTCTGACCTATGTAGTGGAAAAGTTTAAAGATCAAGTGATTTCAGGACATGTAAAACTTTTAAAAGGTGAAAGATCCGGATTGGCAAGACTTGCAGCAGATTTGTTATAAAAGGAAAACGGGCGCCCTTGTGCACCCGTCTTATTTTACAGTAAATCTATGGACATTTTTAATTGGGTTATGCTGATTGGAGCCATCTGCGAAATAGACATGAACAGGTCCATCTGTTTTTAACGGTTTTCCATCTTCTGAAAATTTTAATATCAAATCTCCTGCTTTGCTTAATGGATACTCATACTCTGCGTCTGTTGCATGAATAACCAGAGTTACAGCATCATTTTTAGGTTCTGAATTTTTCAGGAAGGGCTTTAAGTGAATGCCGAATGTACCGGTTATCATTTTTTCTTTTTCAAATTTTTTTTCCGTTTTTAATGTAGGCGGAAAGATGGCTCCTTCCATTATTTCACGATCCCAATGCTTGGAGGCAGCTTTTGTATATTCCTCATCAGCATTATACATTTCCTTGTTTACAAAGCAGGTTGTTAAATCAATACGGCGATCGTCAAAAATCCATGTCGCTGGATCAAGTGTAATAGGATAGTTTACGTTTCCAGAAATGGTCATGATATTTTCCATCATTAAATACCCCCTAATGTCTAACCGATATTAAGTATAGCTTTTTTTCTGATAAAAGTCATAGTAAGTATTCTCTAATTGGTAAAAACCGCATTGTTCTTGCAATTTTTGTTTGCAGACGTTAAAATTTATAGATAAGTTGAATAATCGCTCTGAATGGGGGGATCAATGTTGGCGTCTGAAATGATCGTGAATCATCAGGAAAAAGCTTTTGCATTGCTGCAGGCTGACGCTGAGAAAATTTTAAAACTCATCAAAGTACAAATGGACAATCTCACGATGCCTCAATGCCCTCTTTATGAAGAGGTATTGGATACACAAATGTTTGGCTTATCAAGAGAAATAGACTTTGCTGTCCGGCTGGGCTTAATTGATAGTAAGGATGGAAAGGCAATTTTAGATAAATTAGAAAGAGAATTATCGGCACTGCACGATGCTTCAATTAGAAAATAATGAAAAGGACTCAAACAATGAAATTAAATTGTTTGGGTTTTTTATTATCCGTGAGGAATAGGGAAACATAACCATTTATCGGTATTGTTATTATTAAAATGTTGTAACAAATTAACTTTTCCAAGTCAAGGCTCCTATTTTCTATTATAATAGAATGGTATAAATCAATTTTTAAAAATGAGGACGTTTAAATGGTTAAAAAAATCTTAAAATCCTATGATTATTCTTTAATCATCGCGGTCATCCTCTTGTGCGCTTTTGGTTTAATTATGGTTTATAGTGCCAGTATGGCAACGGCCGAACAAAGATATGGTGTGCAGAGTGATTATTTTTATCAAAAACAAAAAATGTGGCTTTCGTGTTTTGCCGTTATTTTTCTGTTTACAGCGATTGCTCCTTACAAGATGATGCAATTTAAGAAATTTTTAATCGTTACTGTGGTAAGCTCGATTGCTGCGCTTTTTGGAGTATTAGTTTTTGGACATGTTGCTGGTAATGCGGAAAGCTGGTATCAATTTGGTTCTATAAAAATACAGCCTTCTGAGTTTGTCAAACTTGCTGTGATTATTTATTTGTCGGCAGTATACGCCAAAAAGCAGGACTATATTAATCAATTTAATAAAGGCATTCTTCCACCATTAATTTTTCTTTTTATTGTTTGTGGCCTAATCGCAATCCAACCGGATTTTGGTACAGCACTTGTCGTTGCCCTAATTGCCAGTACGATCCTGTTATGTTCCGGTTTAAATTTGAAAAACGTAGCAAAGCTCCTGGTTGCTGCTTTAGTTGTTCTCACACCAATTCTATTGGTAATGCAACATTTCATTTTTACAGAAAAGAGGATGAGC
Above is a genomic segment from Neobacillus endophyticus containing:
- a CDS encoding FtsW/RodA/SpoVE family cell cycle protein, translated to MVKKILKSYDYSLIIAVILLCAFGLIMVYSASMATAEQRYGVQSDYFYQKQKMWLSCFAVIFLFTAIAPYKMMQFKKFLIVTVVSSIAALFGVLVFGHVAGNAESWYQFGSIKIQPSEFVKLAVIIYLSAVYAKKQDYINQFNKGILPPLIFLFIVCGLIAIQPDFGTALVVALIASTILLCSGLNLKNVAKLLVAALVVLTPILLVMQHFIFTEKRMSRFAILGNPFAAKYVNGAGFHLANSLIAIGSGGINGLGLGKSIQKLGFLPESHTDFIMAVIAEELGIWGVGFVVLLIGYIVLRGIYIGLQCKDPFGSLLAFGVSGLIGIQTFINLAGVSGILPLIGVPLPFISYGGSSLLTLAAATGILVNVSMFVNYEKKYKNQKEQVNNKLHQRDGKVYYL
- a CDS encoding YlaN family protein; translation: MASEMIVNHQEKAFALLQADAEKILKLIKVQMDNLTMPQCPLYEEVLDTQMFGLSREIDFAVRLGLIDSKDGKAILDKLERELSALHDASIRK
- a CDS encoding YhcN/YlaJ family sporulation lipoprotein; protein product: MRKIYIAVTICLILAGCNTNTHNQIAGNDKQSLTNVKNSYIHSVDRKTGQEISKRLVQLATSIPNVNDATAVVLGKYAIVGIDVNSKLDRSHVGSIKYSVAESLKKDPYGAYAVVVADADTTERLKEIQGDIKNGKPIRGIMEELADVAGRLMPEIPGDLITPSPQKAPDKQNHKLPANEEKQLKKEQEDQSNHQK
- a CDS encoding PhoH family protein — encoded protein: MSKIYVLDTNVLLQDPNSIFSFEDNEVVIPAVVLEEVDSKKRYMDEIGRNARHVSRLIDGLRASGKLHEKIPLENGGTIRIELNHRTFHELQEIFIEKTNDNRILAVAKNLSLEEQTKEDGKPVILVSKDALVRVKADAIGLMAEDFLNDRVVEIDHIYTGFLEVYVPIELLGRFYEKGELFLSDIANHPFYPNQFLIMKDALGSSASAIGMVEKESKKVKKLVINHEHVWGIHSRNVQQTMAIELLLRKDVPLVTLIGKAGTGKTLLALASGLMQTEDLHEYKKLLVARPIVPVGKDLGFLPGEKQEKLRPWMQPIYDNLEYLFNTKKPGELDAILAGMGSIEVEALTYIRGRSLPKQFIIIDEAQNLTKHEVKTILTRVGEGSKIVLMGDPEQIDHPYLDAYNNGLTYVVEKFKDQVISGHVKLLKGERSGLARLAADLL
- a CDS encoding peptidyl-prolyl cis-trans isomerase, whose translation is MENIMTISGNVNYPITLDPATWIFDDRRIDLTTCFVNKEMYNADEEYTKAASKHWDREIMEGAIFPPTLKTEKKFEKEKMITGTFGIHLKPFLKNSEPKNDAVTLVIHATDAEYEYPLSKAGDLILKFSEDGKPLKTDGPVHVYFADGSNQHNPIKNVHRFTVK